Part of the Corynebacterium caspium DSM 44850 genome, TAACCGCTGCAATAGCGTGATTATCTGGGGTCTTTTTGGATATGCCAGCTGCTGTGCGCCGGCTCCTGAGACCCAGCTGCTGCGCGCCAGCACGCCGTGTGATCAGAGCCGCAGGTCGCCGCACCCCCTATCAGGACATAAGAAAATGCCCACCAAATAGATCTGGTGGGCATTAGCTTTAAGCCGGTGTGGCTTTTAGAACCTTAGTAAGAATTCTTACTTGAGGATCTTGGTAACGCGGCCAGCGCCAACGGTGCGGGAGCCTTCGCGGATAGCGAAGCGTAGGCCCTCGTCCATAGCAACAGGCTGAATTAGCTCAACGCGGATGTCCACGTTGTCGCCTGGCATAACCATTTCGGTGCCCTCAGGAAGGTGCACAACGCCGGTTACGTCAGTGGTGCGGAAGTAGAACTGCGGACGGTAGTTGTCGAAGAATGGGGTGTGGCGGCCGCCCTCGTCCTTTGACAATACGTATACAGAGCCCTCGAACTCGTTGTGAGGGGTGTAAGCGCCTGGCTTGATGATAACCTGGCCACGCTCAACATCGTCACGGCCGATGCCGCGAAGAAGTAGACCGCAGTTGTCGCCAGCTTCGGTGTAATCGAGAAGCTTGCGGAACATTTCGATACCGGTAACGGTGGTCTTCTGAGCCTTCTCGCGGATACCGATGATTTCAACTTCATCGTTAACGTTGAGGCGACCGCGCTCTACACGACCGGTAACAACGGTGCCACGACCGGTGATGGTGAAGATATCCTCGATGGGCATGAGGAATGGGTGATCGACGTCGCGGGCTGGGTCCGGGATGGACTCATCGCAAGCATCCATCAATTCGATGATGGACTTTACCCACTTCTCGTCGCCTTCAAGAGCCTTGAGAGCGGAGATGTGGATGATAGGAGCATCTTCGTCATAATCCTGCTCGCCTAGAAGTTCACGAACTTCCATTTCAACGAGCTCGATGATTTCCTCATCGTCAACCATGTCACACTTGTTAAGAGCAACAAGGATATAAGGAACGCCAACCTGACGAGCAAGAAGAACGTGCTCGCGGGTCTGCGGCATGGGGCCGTCAGTAGCGGCAACAACTAGGATAGCGCCGTCCATCTGAGCAGCACCGGTAATCATGTTCTTGATGTAGTCGGCGTGGCCCGGGGCGTCTACGTGAGCATAGTGACGCTTGGGGGTGTTGTACTCCACGTGGGAGATGTTAATGGTAATACCACGTTCTTTTTCTTCCGGTGCCTTATCGATGGCATCGAAAGCGAAAGCGGAGTTCTCGTCCGGGTACTTGTCAGCAAGTACCTTGGTGATAGCCGCGGTGGTGGTGGTCTTACCGTGGTCAACGTGACCAATGGTACCAATATTTACGTGGGGCTTATTACGCTCGAACTTCGCCTTTGCCACTGTATGTCCTCCTGGACTTCATTGTGGCTACGACTCTCGCAGCCACTTAATTTTATTTGTGCTCAGCTAGCGCCTTTTTGAAAAAGGGCGCGCAGCACCTACACAGTTTGTGCCTGTTATTAGATCCTAGGGTTCTGGAACGAGTTTTTCAACCCAAACCAGGCCCCGCGCGCGAGGCGAAATCTAGTAACGAGAAAGCCGTAATGGCCATGTCAATCCCGCCGTATTTGAGCTCTTTGCTTGGAGCGGCGAGCTTCACACGGCCACTACGGCCTAGTACCTCCTGAAATGGCACAGAAATGGAAATTATTTCAGGAGGTCTGCGACGTTTTAGGCGTTGCCGTTGCGTTCGTCGATGATTTCCTGGGCTACGTTCAAAGGAACTTCAGCATAGGAATCGAAGATCATGGAGTAGTTCGCACGACCCTGGGTCTTGGAACGGAGATCGCCAACATAACCAAACATCATAGATAGCGGAACCTTGGCTTTAACTAGCTTGGCGCCGGCGCGGTCTTCCATGGCGGAAACCTGTCCACGACGAGAGTTAACGTCACCGATAACTTCGCCCATGTACTCTTCCGGCGTGGTGATTTCCACTGCCATAACTGGCTCTAGCAGAACTGGGCGAGCCTTAGCGACGCCAGCCTTAAGTACCTGGGAACCAGCAATCTTGAAGGCCATTTCCGAGGAGTCAACATCGTGGTAAGCGCCATCTTCTAGGCGGGCCTTGATATTAACTAGCGGGAAGCCAGCCAAGTAGCCGTACTGCATAGCATCCTGGATGCCGGCATCAACGGAAGGAATATATTCGCGCGGAATACGTCCACCGGTAACAGCATTTTCGAAGGCATAAGTAGCACTCTGGCCTTCTTCGAGCTCAGCAGGCTCAGGGTTATAAGGCTCGAAGGATACGATGACCTTAGCGAACTGACCAGAACCACCGGTCTGCTTCTTGTGGGTGTACTCCACATTAGAAACAGCCTTACGGATGGTTTCACGGTAAGCAACCTGCGGTGCACCTACGTTAGCTTCAACCTTGAATTCGCGACGCATGCGGTCAACTAGCACGTCTAGGTGTAGCTCACCCATGCCGCCCAGAATGGTCTGGCCGGTTTCTTCATCGTTTTCCACGGTGAAGGTGGGGTCTTCTTCAGCTAGCTTCTGGATGGCGGTGCCAAGTTTTTCCTGGTCAGACTTAGTCTTGGGTTCAACAGATACCTTGATAACAGGATCTGGGAAGTCCATGGACTCAAGAATGATGGGATCAGACTGGGCGCAGAGGGTATCACCAGTAGTGGTGTCCTTTAGGCCAATAACTGCATAGATATTGCCAGCGTGGGCAACATCGATGGGGTTTTCCTTATTGGCGTGCATCTGGAAGATCTTGCCGACGCGCTCACGCTTTTGCTTGGTGGCATTTTCTACCTGGTCGCCTGGCTTCATGGTGCCGGAGTACATGCGAATGTAGGTGAGCTTACCGAAGAAGGGGTGAACGGCGATCTTGAAGGCCAAAGCAGCCAACGGGGAATCATCGGAAGGAGTACGGGTGATTTCTTCCTCAGCCTTGCCCGGCTTGATGCCGTGAACTTCGCCAATATCTAGCGGGTTAGGCAAGTAATCGACGATGGCGTCGAGAATGGGCTGTACACCCTTATTGTGGTATGCGGTACCACAGAATACTGGGAAGACCTCAGAGTTGAGGACCATCTTGCGGATTCCAGCTTTGAGTTCGTCGATGCTTAGTTCTTCGCCACCGAAGAAGCGATCCATGAGTTCATCGTCGGATTCAGCTACGGTTTCCACGAGCATTTCGCGGTATTCCTTAGCCTTATCTAGGAGATCCTCAGGGATATCCGCGAGGATTGGCTCAGCGCCAACTTCAACACGGCCAGGCCACATATAGGCCTTCATCTCCAGCAAATCGATAACGCCGTCGAACTTGTCTTCAGCACCAATGGGTAGCTGCATAACTAGCGGACGGGCATTGAGGCGATTCTTGATGGTATCTACGGTGAAGTAGAAGTCTGCGCCTAGTTTGTCCATCTTATTGATGAAGCAAATACGCGGAACATCGTACTTAGCAGCCTGACGCCATACCTGTTCGGACTGTGGTTCTACGCCTTCTTTACCGTCGAAGACAGCAACTGCGCCGTCTAGGACACGCAAAGAACGCTCCACCTCTACGGTGAAGTCAACGTGGCCGGGCGTATCAATGATGTTGATCTGGTTGTTCTTCCAGAAACAGGTAACAGCTGCGGAGGTAATGGTGATACCGCGCTCTTTTTCCTGCTCCATCCAGTCAGTGGTGGCGCCGCCATCGTGGGTTTCGCCCACTTTGCGATTGATACCGGTGTAGAACAAAATACGCTCGGTAGTGGTGGTTTTGCCGGCATCGATGTGAGCCATGATGCCGATGTTGCGGACCTTTTTTAGATCCTTAAGCACGTCTTGTGCCACTGTGGTTACCCCAACTTCGGTCGAAATGATGAGGCCTTTGGAACGGCAAATCGCCGCAGGCTTCGGGTCAATTTAATTGATGGAAACCAAGCGTTAATTCGCCTAGTTCCCTCCGCGATGTGACAGCCCATTTGGGATGCAAAGCTCAAAAGAACCCGCACGGTGCCCATTTTATGGCTGATAATATGCGATCTTTTGAGCAAAACAATGGACTGCCAACAGGGATTACCAGCGGTAGTGAGCGAAGGCGCGGTTGGCTTCGGCCATCTTGTGAACATCTTCACGACGCTTCACAGAGGCACCAAGACCATTAGACGCATCCATGATCTCATTAGCTAGACGCTCAATCATGGAGTTTTCACGACGCTTACGAGTGAAGGTAACCAGCCAGCGTAGCGCCAGGGTGTTGGCGCGGTCAGGACGCACATCAACCGGGACCTGGTAGGTGGCGCCACCAACACGACGGGAACGTACCTCTAGGGCCGGACGAATATTGCCCAGAGCCTTTTCTAGGGTACCAACCGGCTCAGTGCCGGTCTTTTCGCGGCAGATCTCCAACGCGCCATAAACAATACGCTGCGCGGTGGACTTCTTGCCGTCCAACAAAATCTTATTTACTAGCTGGGTAACAACCTCAGAATCGTATACTGGATCCTTGATTACCTTGCGCTTAGGAGCACTAGACTTACGCATTCTTTACTTCTCCTTCTTAGCGCCGTAACGCGAACGAGCCTGTTTACGGTCCTTAACACCCTGGGTATCCAGTGCGCCACGAACAATCTTGTAACGAACACCAGGAAGGTCCTTAACACGACCACCGCGAACTAGCACCATGGAGTGCTCCTGCAGGTTGTGGCCTTCGCCGGGGATATAGGCGGAAACTTCAATACCGGAAGTAAGGCGCACACGAGCAACCTTACGAAGGGCGGAGTTAGGCTTCTTAGGAGTGGTGGTGTACACACGGGTGCACACGCCACGGCGCTGCGGGGAACCCTTCAACGCTGCAGTTGCAACCTTGCGGGTTTTATCGTGGCGGCCCTTACGGACCAGCTGCTGAATAGTTGGCATGAATCTCTTTCGTGTTTGAGTACGGCATCGCGACCATCACTTAAAGGCCACGCCCCATCCCATGCCTGACCTGTGTCCAGACACGAAAAAATGGAGGCTCTTTTCGGGGCCCTGCCGATGATGTCACAACGTCCTCGCCACGCGGACGAGAGGTTGGGTTCCCGACGCATACACGTGGGATCTTCAGAGCACCCTAACACAGACCACTAGTTGAAATCAAGCCAGGGTGCAACTCTGATTGGTGCCTAGTTGGTGGATACTTGGTGGTTAGTTGGTGAAGCCGCGATAAACGATCCACACAAAGCCAGCTACTACCAAGGCACCCGCAGCCTTCGAAAGCGGATTTCCAAAATTCATCATGGTATTAGCTTCGCGATGATCAGCCATAGTTACCCGTGGATCTGTGGGGTCATAGTAGAAAACTCCCCATTTCAGCTTTTCTGGATCATAGGATTTCGGAGGATATTTTTGATCTACTTCAATACGAATAGCCCCACGTACCCGCAGATGCAGCAGAAATAGACCCAAAAAGATAAGCAGCCACGCAGCTCCGGCCCCCGAACCAAAGCCTAAGAACATAGTTGAATAGATCAAGGTTTCATACCACAGCACCAAAACGATGGCGATGATGCCATACATGCCAGCCAGGCCATCGTGGAGCATAGCGCGACGCTCTAATTCGCGACGTCTTAAAGGCGGCTTGATGCGCGTGTCATTTTCATATTGCTGACCCAGGATCAGCAAAGCCGCCACCATCATCAGGAAAATGGTTCCCGGCACAAAAAACGTGGCCAGGAAGATGGATACATTATTAACCTCAACGGTATCCACAAATACATCAAAAGGGTTATAAATAGCAGCCTTGAGCTTCCAGGCGACCGCCCACGCCAGCACAATAAGGATTAAGGCAACAATATATAGCGGCCAGGGTCGAATTTTGCGCAAAAGAGTGGGCATAATTGGCCATCTTACCTTATTGAATCTAGTACTAATGGCCAGTGCTGCCTCCACCAGTTTTGGCACACTTGGACCTTATTTAAGGATTCATTTAGGATCGCGGCCCCACGCCAGCTCCGCGCACCTACTTAGGCAATCCTAGCTGGGCAGTACCCCTGGCGAAGCTACCACCATTACGATATGGCTTATGTCAAAAATACTATCGCTGCTAAATAGTTCAGCAATAAGCCTCGATGCAGCAGCATCGGACTGGCAAGAAGCTGTACGGACCAGTGGCGCTCTTCTGGAGCAAACTGGCGCCATCGATGCAGCTTATACCGAATCAATGATCACTAATGTGGTGGAAAATGGGCCTTATATTGTAATCTCGCCTGGTTTTGCCTTCGCCCATGCGCGTCCCAGTGCGGCGGTGCATCGCACGGCTATGTCTTGGGTGCGGCTTAAAGAACCAGTGGAATTTGGAAATCCCAAAAATGACCCCGTGACCTTGGTTGTCGCCTTGGCCGCTACAGATAATTCCACCCACCTGGCTGCCATGAAGGATTTGGCCAAATTAGTAGGAAAGAAAGCGGTGCGCGCTCGTCTGGACGCCGCCAAAACTCCTGCTGAATTACTCGAAATCATCGCCGAAGTTGGTGCTGGTGGTGCCGGTGCGGCTGCTGCTGCGGCGGCAACTCCCACCCCGGCGACTGCCATGGAAACCTTACAACAGTCCACTGCCCCGGCATCGAAAGCCAAGATCCTCACCGTTTGTGGCAATGGACTGGGCACTTCGTTGTTTTTAAAGAATACTTTAGAAGAGGTTTTGGAGGTCTGGGGGTGGAATCCGTACCTCAATGTGGAGGCTACGGACACGATTTCTGCTCGCGGTAAAGCCAAAGAAGCCGATGCGATTTTGACCTCCGGGGAGATCGCGAAAACGCTTGGCGATGTAGGCGTTCCGGTTTATGTAATCGAAGACTTCACCAACACCCAGCTCCTCGACGCCACCATGCGCGAGATCTACGACGTCTAAGGAAGTAGAAACCGATGAACTTTATACTCAGTATCGCGCAATTTTTGGTAAATGAAGTGCTGGCAGTCCCAGCCTTCCTAATTGGCCTCATCACCGCAGTAGGCCTAATCGCTTTGCGACGCACCACCGGCCAAATCGTCGGCGGCGCCATCAAAACCACCCTGGGCTTCCTACTCATTGGCGCCGGCGCCTCCCTAGTTAGTGCCTCCCTAGAACCTTTGGGCGTCATCATTCAAGGGGCCACTGGAGCACATGGTGTGGTTCCAACTAATGAAGCAATTGCTGGCATCGCCCAAGAACACTATGGCGCACAAGTAGCGTGGCTTATGATTCTAGGCTTTATCGTCAGCCTGGTTCTGGCCCGCGTCACCCCCTTGCGCTACGTATTCCTTACCGGCCACCACGTCCTTTTCATGGCCACCATGATCACCATAATTATGGTTACTTCCGGCTATAACGGCTGGGTAGTGGTGATTTTGGGCGCTATTTTGCTCGGCATTCTAATGGTTTCACTTCCAGCAATCGCACATCCGTGGACCCGACGAATCACCGGCGATGATTCCCTGGCCATGGGACACTTTGGCACTGCAGGCTATGTTGCAGCAGGTGCCGTCGGCAAGCTAGTTGGCGGTAAAGGCAAGCGTATGAGTGCTTCCACCGAAGAACTCAAATTGCCAGAAGGATTGCGCTTCCTTCGCGACTCCATGGTGGCCACCGCCCTTTCCATGGCACTTATGTATGTAGTACTAGCCTTGCTATTTGTACAACGTGCCGGTCAAGAAGAAGCTTTCACCGCTTTCCCCAATGGTGCGAGCAGCCTGGGCAACTACATCATGCAGTCAATCACCCAAGGTTTACAGTTCGGTGTGGCCGTTGCGGTAATCCTCTTCGGGGTGCGCACCATCTTGGGCGAACTCGTCCCCGCTTTCCAAGGAATCGCCGCCAAGGTAGTACCCGGTGCAATTCCAGCCCTGGACTGCCCTATCGTTTTCCCCTTCGCCCAAAACGCAGTGCTAGTTGGCTTTATTAGCTCCTTTGTAGGTGGCCTACTTGGCTTGGCGATGCTTTCCGTATGGCTACACCCAGCATTTGGAGTAGCCCTAATTTTGCCCGGCCTCGTCCCCCACTTCTTCACTGGCGGTGCTGCTGGAGTTTATGGCAATGCCACTGGCGGGCGACGCGGCGCTATTTTCGGCGGCCTGGCCAACGGCTTAATCATCACTTTGCTCCCCGCCTTCCTCATTATGGTGCTAGGGGAATTCAGTGCTGAAAACACCACCTTTGGCGATGCCGACTTTGGCTGGTTTGGCCTGCTCACCGGCTATGCTTCCCGTATTGGTGGCACCGGTGGACTAGTAGTCCTAGCTTTGATTGGACTGGCCATCTTAGGAGTCGCTTTGCTAGTACAAAAGCGCTTGGTAGATACCCCTTGGGATCCCACTCCACACCGTCCAGCTCCACAAGGAGCCGGTGGTGCTACGAGTAGCGGTGCTAGTGGTACTAGTGGTGCTGCTGAGACCACTGCTTCAGGACAGCGCAAATACCCCAAAGTTGCACCTCCGGTAGGTGCTCCTACCCCGCCGCCAGCAGCTGTTGCGGCAAAAACTGAGGCTTAAAGCGCTATTAGGGCGCGTGGGTGGGTGTGCTCGCCGGGCACACCCCGCCGCACCGTGCACAGCACGCCACACCCCGCGCCCCCACACACCCCGCGAAGCACAAAGCCCCGCTTCCCAGTAGTTTTAGTAACTGGGAGGCGGGGCTTCGTCTTAAAGCTGGGTACTCCTACAGGGCAATTTGCCTAGAAGGAACCGAGCTCATCTAGGGGGACAGAGGCTCCGGTGAATTCACCGAAAACATCATCACCATAGATGGAATCGCCGTAAGTGGGGATTGAGTAAGCCGCATTGCGGGCTGCCTCAGTCGGGTTCACAGCAATATTGCGGTAACGGGAAATGCCGGTACCAGCTGGGATTAGCTTACCGATGATCACGTTTTCCTTGAGGCCAATGAGCTTATCGGAGCGCTTATTAATAGCGGCATCGGTAAGTACTCGAGTGGTCTCCTGGAAGGAGGCTGCTGACAACCAAGATTCGGTTGCCAAGGAGGCCTTGGTAATACCCATGATCTCGCTGCGCAGTTCGGCAGGTTCGCCGCCGGCTGCCAGGGCCTCAGCATTAGCTGCCTTGGCTTCGGAGAGATCCACCAAGGTGCCCGGGAGCATTTCGGTGGAACCAGCAGAGATAACGGTTCCGCGACGCAACATCTGACGAATAATGATCTCAATATGCTTATCGTGGATAGCCACACCCTGGGTGCGGTACACGGCTTGCACTTCGTCAATGAGGTGCTGTTCTACACCACGACGGCCCAAAATTTCGAGCACATCGTGAGGATCAGCCGGACCACGCAGCAGGCGTTCGCCCACATCTACGTGATCGCCATCGCGCAGAGCGCGTTCAATCATGGCAGCTGGGTTGGATTCCATCGGACGGCGCACATGGGCTAGACCTTGGCGCTTAGATAGTTTCTCATAGACGACTTCATCTGAACCATCATCAGGGGTGATGGTCAAGGTATAGAAGTTGCCTTCATCTTCTAGACGGATGGTACCGGCAACAGAGGCAATCGGGGCACGGTTCTTAGGAACGCGAGCTTCGAATAGTTCCTGTACACGGGGTAGACCGCCGGTGATGTCGCCACCAACACCACCCTGGTGGAAGGTACGCATTGTTAGCTGCGTACCGGGCTCACCAATAGATTGAGCAGCCACAATACCAACAGCTTCGCCGATATCAACCTGGTGGCCAGAAGCCATGGACTTGCCATAGCACTTGGCACACACGCCGGTAGGCGTCTGGCAGGTCATTACGGAACGAACCTTGATTTGAGCAATACCAGCAGCTACGAGCTTATCGATAGCTACATCGGTCAAGTCAGCGCCGGCTTCGAGCACCACATTGCCCTCAGAATCCTTGATATCAGCTGCAAGAACGCGGCCAAGTACTGAGGTTTCGATGAGATCATGTGCACGGTAGCTGGCGATATTGCCATCGGCGCCAAGAACTGGAATAGCAACCGGGACGCGCACGCCCTGGCGGGTATTACAGTCTTCTTCACGCACGATAACATCTTGCGCGACATCTACTAGACGACGCGTCAAGTAACCGGAGTCTGCAGTACGCAGCGCGGTATCGGCAAGGCCCTTACGGGAACCGTGGGAGTTGTTGAAGTACTCCATAACCGTTAGACCTTCACGGAAGGAGGTCTTAATCGGGCGGGTGATGTAGTCACCCTTAGAGTTCACAACCATGCCCTTCATACCGGCCAAGGTCCAGATCTGACGCATGTTACCGGCAGCACCGGACTTAACGATCATCGGAATTGGGTTGTCATCGGGATAAAGTTTCTCGACGGCTTCACCCACTTCTTCAGTGGCGTCACGCCATAGTTCTACTAGGCGGTCATAGCGTTCGCGCTCAGTTAATGCACCTTGAGCCCAATATTTGCGCTCAATTTGGCGGGCATCTTCTTCGTAGCGTTCCAGAATTTCATTCTTATTCGGAAGCACCAAAACATCCGACATGGAAATGGTTACACCAGAGCGAGTTGACCAGTAGAAACCGGCATCCTTCATCTTGTCCATGGTTTGTGCCACGGTGATCATCGGATACTTGGCAGCTAATTCATTGGTGACATCACCCAGCATGATGGTGTCAGTGCCACCGCCCTTACGGACCATGACCCCTTCAAGATAAGGGAAGTCCCAAGGCAGCAATTCATTGAAGATAATGCGGCCCAGGGTGGTGCTAGCTAGCCATTCCTGGCCGCGCTCCCAACCATCTGGGAATTGCTCAGCTTCAATATCTGCCGGGGGACGCAAGTGACCAATGCGTACCTTGATTGGAGCTTGCAAGCCCAAAACACCGCGGTCATAAGCCATAATGGCCTCAGCCATGGAGGTATAAACACCAGTTGCAGGGTGTTCATCTGTAGCTGGGGTATAACGCCCAGCACCACCGATTTCATCGGGGCCCTTATCCATGGTCAGGAAGTACAGGCCAGTAACCATGTCCAGACGCGGCATCGCCAAAGGCTTACCGGAGGCCGGGGACAAAATATTATTGGAGGCCAGCATCAAGATGCGGGCTTCTGCCTGTGCTTCTGCAGAAAGCGGCAAGTGCACAGCCATCTGGTCACCGTCGAAGTCAGCGTTAAAAGCTTCGCAGACTAGGGGGTGCAGCTGGATGGCTTTACCTTCGACAAGCTTTGGCTCGAAAGCCTGGATACCCAAACGGTGCAGCGTAGGAGCACGGTTTAGCATCACGGGATGCTCATCGATGGCCTCTTCAAGCACGTCCCAAACCTCGGGACGCTGGCGTTCCACCATGCGCTTCGCAGAGCGAATATTTTGCGCATAATCATGATCTACCAGGCGTTTCATTACGAAAGGCTTGAATAGTTCCAAGGCCATTAGCTTGGGCAAACCACATTCGTGGAGCTTGAGCTGTGGACCAACGATAATTACCGAACGACCGGAATAATCCACGCGCTTACCCAAAAGGTTCTGCCGGAAACGGCCAGCTTTACCCTTGAGCAAGTCAGATAGAGACTTCAGCGGACGGTTGCCCGGACCAGAGACCGGACGGCCGCGACGACCGTTATCAAAGAGGGCGTCTACAGATTCCTGTAGCATCCGCTTTTCGTTATTAACGATGATTTCTGGCGCAGAAAGCTCAATCATGCGCTTCAAACGGTTATTACGGTTGATCACTCGACGATATAGATCGTTGAGGTCTGAGGTAGCGAAACGGCCACCGTCAAGCTGTACCATCGGGCGCAATTCTGGCGGAATTACCGGAATAGCGTCAAGCACCATTCCAGCAGGATCGTTACCAGAGCGTTGGAAGGCAGCTACAACTTTGAGGCGCTTCAAAGCACGGGCTTTACGCTGGCCCTTGCCGTTATTGATGATATCGCGCAGGATTTCAGCCTCGGCGTCGAGGTCAAAATTACGGATAAGAGTCTGAATTGCTTCTGCACCCATACCGCCGGTGAAATAATCTTCATAGCGGTCAACTAGTTCATCGTAGATGGTCTCATCGATGATCATTTGTTTCGGGGTGAGCTTGAGGAAGGTCTGCCAGATCTCATCAAGACGAGATACTTCGCGCTCGGCACGTTCGCGGATGTGCTGCATTTCTTTCTCAGCAGCATTTTGTACCTTGCGACGGGCGTCGGCCTTGGCCCCAGCTGCTTCGAGCTCAGCTAGGTCTTCTTCAAGCTTGGCGGCGCGTTCAGCGATTTCTACTTCAGCGTCTTGCTGTACTTCGCGTTTTTCCAGCAGCATCTCCGCCTCAAGGGTGGATTGATCATCGTGGCGAGCTTCCTCATCCACGCTGGTAATGATGTTGGCGGCGAAATAAATAATGCGCTCAAGGTCTTTGGGTGCTAGGTCAAGCAAATAACCTAAGCGGGAAGGCACACCTTTGAAATACCAAATATGGGTGACTGGAGCGGCGAGCTCAATATGACCCATGCGTTCACGACGCACCTTTGACTTGGTTACTTCTACCCCGCAGCGTTCACAAATAATGCCCTTATAGCGGACACGCTTGTATTTACCGCAGGCGCACTCCCAGTCGCGGGTAGGGCCGAAAATACGCTCGTCGAAGAGGCCGTCCTTCTCTGGCTTGAGGGTACGGTAATTAATGGTCTCCGGCTTTTTGACTTCGCCTTTGGACCAGCGGCGGATATCTTCAGCAGTGGCTAAGCCAATGCGAAGTTCGTCGAAGAGGTTTACGTCAAAC contains:
- a CDS encoding DNA-directed RNA polymerase subunit beta' produces the protein MFDVNLFDELRIGLATAEDIRRWSKGEVKKPETINYRTLKPEKDGLFDERIFGPTRDWECACGKYKRVRYKGIICERCGVEVTKSKVRRERMGHIELAAPVTHIWYFKGVPSRLGYLLDLAPKDLERIIYFAANIITSVDEEARHDDQSTLEAEMLLEKREVQQDAEVEIAERAAKLEEDLAELEAAGAKADARRKVQNAAEKEMQHIRERAEREVSRLDEIWQTFLKLTPKQMIIDETIYDELVDRYEDYFTGGMGAEAIQTLIRNFDLDAEAEILRDIINNGKGQRKARALKRLKVVAAFQRSGNDPAGMVLDAIPVIPPELRPMVQLDGGRFATSDLNDLYRRVINRNNRLKRMIELSAPEIIVNNEKRMLQESVDALFDNGRRGRPVSGPGNRPLKSLSDLLKGKAGRFRQNLLGKRVDYSGRSVIIVGPQLKLHECGLPKLMALELFKPFVMKRLVDHDYAQNIRSAKRMVERQRPEVWDVLEEAIDEHPVMLNRAPTLHRLGIQAFEPKLVEGKAIQLHPLVCEAFNADFDGDQMAVHLPLSAEAQAEARILMLASNNILSPASGKPLAMPRLDMVTGLYFLTMDKGPDEIGGAGRYTPATDEHPATGVYTSMAEAIMAYDRGVLGLQAPIKVRIGHLRPPADIEAEQFPDGWERGQEWLASTTLGRIIFNELLPWDFPYLEGVMVRKGGGTDTIMLGDVTNELAAKYPMITVAQTMDKMKDAGFYWSTRSGVTISMSDVLVLPNKNEILERYEEDARQIERKYWAQGALTERERYDRLVELWRDATEEVGEAVEKLYPDDNPIPMIVKSGAAGNMRQIWTLAGMKGMVVNSKGDYITRPIKTSFREGLTVMEYFNNSHGSRKGLADTALRTADSGYLTRRLVDVAQDVIVREEDCNTRQGVRVPVAIPVLGADGNIASYRAHDLIETSVLGRVLAADIKDSEGNVVLEAGADLTDVAIDKLVAAGIAQIKVRSVMTCQTPTGVCAKCYGKSMASGHQVDIGEAVGIVAAQSIGEPGTQLTMRTFHQGGVGGDITGGLPRVQELFEARVPKNRAPIASVAGTIRLEDEGNFYTLTITPDDGSDEVVYEKLSKRQGLAHVRRPMESNPAAMIERALRDGDHVDVGERLLRGPADPHDVLEILGRRGVEQHLIDEVQAVYRTQGVAIHDKHIEIIIRQMLRRGTVISAGSTEMLPGTLVDLSEAKAANAEALAAGGEPAELRSEIMGITKASLATESWLSAASFQETTRVLTDAAINKRSDKLIGLKENVIIGKLIPAGTGISRYRNIAVNPTEAARNAAYSIPTYGDSIYGDDVFGEFTGASVPLDELGSF